From the genome of Bactrocera oleae isolate idBacOlea1 chromosome 2, idBacOlea1, whole genome shotgun sequence, one region includes:
- the mIF2 gene encoding translation initiation factor IF-2, mitochondrial — translation MFFRSFVRTVARSHYCSTRHFRLVVGRQLPINLTATTITKTVVQNVTRRNVYTCHVLCKRRKTGEEKKSDRIIEYSPKKKKSGAKLEGVVDIWRHISVQELADCLKRPLENVQEVMLYVKGADNIEPHARLDDLKIIQEIVNKCGVKTRIVSAPDVDVEDSGDLGKHHDVSPRPPASAELLKPRPPVVTVMGHVDHGKTTLLDSLRGAAVAAGEAGGITQHIGAFTVKLSNGEQVTFLDTPGHAAFSAMRARGAHVTDIIVLVVAAEDGVMAQTREVIQLALNENVPIIVAINKIDKPEADIEKTKRDLMQMGLVLEDQGGDIQAIPISALKGTNLELLTEAVSTQATIMGLKADPAGLIEGVVVESKTDPHRGKLSTAIVTRGTLRKGAVLVSGLAHAKVRGLFDHNGKPMTQAAPGTPVEILGWRELPLAGDVILEVETEKKAHSVLRWREHEAKQHKAEEAVDEIRKKEEEHLAKYRAERDARRLAGKFRMRYGPREKENIEHDDAPRVSIIIKGDVHGSVEALLDVFDTYTSNERCRLDVVHYGVGNVSEGDIELAKAFNAIVYGFSVPAPTNAPKDVTIRCYDVIYRLIDDLKKEISSKLPAMEVEEIVGEANVLQQFFINDGRKEVPVAGCRCVKGVLKKAHKFRLVRDDEVLYEGQLESMRHLKNEVDSIKKDVECGLRFKDAKVVPQAGDTIVCYTTRMEEQQTDWDPGF, via the exons ATGTTTTTTCGTTCGTTTGTGCG CACAGTAGCGCGCAGCCACTACTGCAGCACGAGGCATTTCAGGCTAGTTGTTGGGCGACAACTTCCAATTAACTTAACAGCCACAACCATAACCAAAACAGTCGTTCAAAATGTAACACGAAGGAATGTTTACACCTGTCATGTGCTCTGCAAACGACGAAAAACCGGAGAGGAGAAG AAATCTGATCGCATCATAGAGTATTCGCcgaaaaagaagaaaagtgGCGCAAAGTTAGAAGGTGTAGTGGATATTTGGCGCCACATTTCCGTGCAAGAACTAGCAGATTGTTTAAAACGTCCGTTAG aGAACGTGCAGGAGGTGATGTTATATGTGAAGGGCGCTGACAATATAGAACCACATGCACGTCTAGACGATCTGAAAATCATACAAGAAATAGTTAATAAATGTGGCGTGAAGACACGTATCGTTTCTGCCCCAGATGTAGATGTGGAAGACTCGGGTGATTTGGGTAAACACCATGATGTGTCACCACGCCCACCAGCTTCAGCAGAACTATTGAAACCACGTCCACCAGTAGTAACTGTTATGGGACATGTGGATCACGGTAAAACAACACTCTTAGATTCCTTACGTGGTGCAGCCGTGGCTGCTGGTGAAGCCGGTGGCATAACACAACATATTGGCGCTTTCACAGTGAAACTTAGTAATGGTGAGCAGGTGACGTTCCTCGACACACCTGGTCATGCGGCATTTAGTGCAATGCGTGCGCGTGGAGCGCATGTCACTGACATAATTGTGCTAGTGGTGGCTGCCGAGGATGGCGTTATGGCGCAGACACGTGAAGTCATCCAGCTGGCGCTGAATGAGAATG TACCTATTATTGTGGCCATTAATAAAATCGACAAACCCGAAGCagatatt GAAAAAACCAAACGTGATTTGATGCAAATGGGTTTGGTGCTAGAGGATCAAGGTGGTGATATACAAGCCATACCAATTTCAGCATTGAAAGGCACTAATTTAGAACTTTTAACGGAGGCTGTGAGTACGCAGGCGACCATTATGGGTCTCAAAGCAGATCCTGCTGGACTAATTGAAGGCGTGGTGGTCGAATCTAAGACAGATCCACATAGAGG AAAGCTCTCCACTGCGATTGTTACACGCGGCACTTTACGAAAAGGCGCCGTGCTCGTGAGTGGCTTAGCTCATGCCAAAGTGCGAGGTCTCTTCGATCATAATGGCAAACCAATGACGCAAGCAGCACCCGGTACACCAGTCGAGATATTGGGTTGGCGCGAACTGCCACTAGCTGGTGATGTTATACTTGAGGTGGAAACCGAG AAAAAGGCGCATTCCGTGTTGCGTTGGCGTGAGCATGAAGCCAAACAGCACAAAGCCGAAGAGGCTGTTGATGAAATTCGCAAAAAAGAGGAGGAACATTTGGCCAAATATCGCGCTGAGCGTGATGCGCGTCGATTGGCCGGCAAATTTCGTATGCGTTACGGACCGCGCGAAAAAGAAAATATCGAACATGATGATGCGCCACGCGTTAGTATTATCATCAAGGGTGATGTGCACGGTTCTGTAGAGGCTCTACTCGACGTCTTCGATACCTACACCAGCAATGAACGTTGTAGACTCGATGTTGTACACTATGGTGTGGGAAATGTCTCGGAGGGCGATATTGAATTGGCAAAAGCATTTAATGCAATCGTCTATGGATTTTCAGTGCCTGCACCAACGAATGCGCCAAAAGACGTGACAATACGTTGTTACGATGTCATTTATCGGCTTATCGATGATCTTAAAAAAGAAATCAGCAGTAAACTGCCAGCAATGGAAGTGGAAGAGATTGTGGGCGAGGCGAATGTGCTGCAGCAATTCTTCATTAACGATGGCCGCAAAGAAGTGCCTGTTGCAGGCTGCCGTTGTGTTAAAGGTGTACTGAAGAAGGCACACAAATTTCGTTTAGTGCGTGATGACGAGGTTTTATATGAAG gtcaattgGAGTCTATGCGCCATTTGAAAAACGAAGTGGATTCCATAAAAAAGGACGTAGAGTGTGGTTTACGCTTCAAAGATGCCAAAGTGGTGCCGCAAGCAGGCGATACCATTGTATGCTACACAACGCGCATGGAAGAACAACAAACAGATTGGGACCCTGGATTTTAA